TACTTGAGAACCAGGATTCATAGTACAGAGGAAAGAAGATACAGATTAAACTAGAAAAGGTTATGTAAAAACTCAACAATCCTGAAGTTGAATTGGATGAGGTTATCATTCATCTTTATGCTTACGTACATGTAGGTAAGTATTCATGGTATTCAAGAAGTCCTCATTTCAAGGTGACAATCTAGGTGCTAGAAATCTCTCTGGGTTGGTCCTGGACATGTTTACTGAAAATTTTTGGAAACAAGGACCCCACCCAGTAACCGAAATTATCCCTAGCACCagaatattatttgaaatggAGGCCGCTTGGAGATACAACTAATTTCAagacagaagcagaaaataaacaaaacgaTCAGAGAATGTGTTGTTACATCCCAAAATCATGCCAAAAGCCATCAATTTAAAGGGCCTTCCTATGGCCGGAATGGAGAAATTCGAGTTTTAATAaagagttgggcacagtggcacatacctgtaaatcccagtagctcaggagactgagacagaaggatcgcaagttcaaagtcagcctcagcaatttagggaggccctaagcaactcaacaagacatATCTATAGATAacatataaaaaagggttgaggatgtggctcagaggttaagcaccctggggttcaatcctggtaacacacacacacacacacacacacacacacacacacacacagagtttaatAAAGATGTTAACAACAATGGATTGCTACATATCAAATATATTATATCCGTGAGTTtatagtaattctttttttttttttttttttttcattttagcagtTTTTAATGCAAGTTGTAAATATGGTTACTTTATTCCTGCATCTTCtcaattgtttcttctttatatttgcccttttcctttcctacttGGCGAGACTTGGCCTTCCGTTCCAGGATCTTTTTGCGGTCTTTATCCAGTTTTAGTCTGGTGATAACCACCTTGCTGGGGTGAATGCCCACATGGACAGTTGTGCCATTAGCCTTTTCCCGTTGCACCCGTTCAATATAGATGACATATTTCTTCCTGTAAACCTGGACCACTTTGCCAATCTGCTGACCTTTATAGTGTCCTCGCACAACCTGAACTTCATCATCCTTTCGGATGGGCATAGATCGAACATTGTACTTCTGTCTCAGCTCTTTGGAAAGAGGGGAGGACATAATCTTCCTGCGAATGTGTGACGGTGCATTGAAATGCCTTTTGCGGTTCTTGCTTCGGTCAGAAGTCACAAAAGGATTGAACTTCATTTTAGCCGATGCCGCTTCAACGATGGCCGCAAAAGGGAAGAGGCCTACACGTTTCTTccagtaattcttaaaaaaatgactGGTCATATTTGGAGAAAAATTCGGGAACCCACTCATTATCATGAAAACTAATAAGGGGGAAAATCAATTACTCATTCTGTCTTCCTACATGAATTTCATCTCAGTAACCAAAGAGTGGATGAGTAAAGTGCCTCTTCATAGAAAGATTTCAGTtaattaagaataaatgaaatctCCACCTTGCAGCTCCTCCTCAAGTCACAGATCTAAACACTGAGCAGCAGCAGCTACTAACGTCACCAAAAGAAAGGCAACCAGGCAGTCTAGGCTTCCTGATGAAATAACACAGTCTCACCAACCGTCTTACCAAAGCAAATAAACCTGAATCCGAACTAGCTGCCAACTGGCAGGGAATACAGAGGACAGGGGAATATGTTAAATTCCACCATAGTGCACAACCAGTAAAACCCAGATCACAAGAAGCTCCAAGATCCAACAACATTTCAACAAATACCTTGCCAAGGATAAAAGGGGCACGGGGCAACACTTGAGATCAAAtggcaaattttaaaacaaacaaaattaaactacAGTGTTTTTGAATGCTCAATTGAGTGGTAAAGGTACTTGTTAAAAAGGGAAgtgattacaataaaaattagGAATATGGTCTCTTTTAGGGAAGAGGGTCCCAGTTTgtgaaggttttctttcttttttttttttttaacatttttttagatgttgatagacctttattttttattcgtttattaaatgtggtgctgaaaatcgaacccaggtcctcacacctactaggcaaatgctctaccactgagccacaaccccaggccatgAAGGGCTTCTTAGGTAGCTAGCAAAGTTCTACTTCTTCAAGAGGATATGCCTTGAATGATTCAGTGAAGTCTAATTTTGTATCATAGAGTTGTCTGTGTTTGTGCTTCATTTTATAGtgaaaaggattttgaaaaatcatttgaagGTGCTTGGGAAATAATAGTACCGCCATTCAAAAGGTAACCAAGTGCTATTAAAACTAGTTACTTTCAAGGATCACAAGTCAATACCTAATCTCAACATTCCTGTCCagattctacttattttttttaattgtaaacaaatgggatacatgttctttctctgtttgtacatggtgtaaaggcataccatttgcgtaatcataaatttacatagggtaatgttgtttgattcattctgttattttttcccttcccccacccctcccacccctcttttctatacagtccttccttccttcattcttgcccccctccctaaccctaactctaaccctaacactaaccccttcccaccccccattatgtgtc
The Sciurus carolinensis chromosome 2, mSciCar1.2, whole genome shotgun sequence DNA segment above includes these coding regions:
- the LOC124977277 gene encoding 60S ribosomal protein L26; translated protein: MKFNPFVTSDRSKNRKRHFNAPSHIRRKIMSSPLSKELRQKYNVRSMPIRKDDEVQVVRGHYKGQQIGKVVQVYRKKYVIYIERVQREKANGTTVHVGIHPSKVVITRLKLDKDRKKILERKAKSRQVGKEKGKYKEETIEKMQE